From Candidatus Sphingomonas colombiensis, one genomic window encodes:
- a CDS encoding ATP-binding protein: MPVTRGPEHAPEPAEVLAALPVAVLLIDPEDRVVRANAECELLLNRSERAMVGRPLRGVLALPEEAGGQAGRGFASFDTEIETRGSGRLRVDLAQVELADHPGWRAITLHNAATTRRLGHSADRAAAARSAVGAAAMLAHEIKNPLSSIRGAAQLIADGVPAEELTRLMIDEVDRIAALIDRMEDFTDTRPLVPEPLNIYPLLAHARSVALAGFARGVTIEERFDPSLPPALANRDALLQVLLNLLKNAAEVLGERGERRIILATSYRHGMAVAPGPGRPRLPLPIEICVMDTGPGAPEDIAEHLFDPFVSSRPEGKGLGLALVDKLIRDMGGIIQYSREGTPHMTVFRILLPRATA, from the coding sequence ATGCCAGTAACGCGCGGTCCGGAGCATGCGCCGGAACCGGCGGAAGTGCTTGCGGCGTTGCCGGTCGCCGTACTGCTCATCGACCCGGAAGATCGCGTTGTCCGCGCCAATGCGGAATGCGAATTGCTGCTCAACCGCTCGGAACGCGCGATGGTCGGTCGGCCGCTGCGTGGTGTGCTGGCGCTGCCGGAGGAGGCTGGCGGCCAGGCGGGCAGGGGGTTTGCGTCCTTCGATACCGAGATTGAAACGCGCGGCAGTGGGCGGCTCCGTGTCGATCTCGCACAGGTCGAGCTTGCCGACCATCCCGGATGGCGGGCGATCACGCTCCACAATGCCGCGACCACGCGACGCCTTGGCCATTCCGCGGATCGCGCGGCGGCAGCGCGATCCGCGGTAGGGGCGGCGGCGATGTTGGCGCACGAAATCAAGAATCCGCTGTCGAGCATTCGTGGTGCGGCCCAACTCATCGCCGATGGCGTGCCGGCGGAGGAACTCACGCGCCTTATGATCGACGAGGTCGACCGCATCGCTGCGCTGATCGATCGCATGGAGGATTTCACCGACACCCGTCCGCTCGTGCCGGAGCCGTTGAATATCTATCCGCTCCTCGCCCATGCGCGCAGCGTGGCGCTGGCCGGGTTCGCGCGTGGCGTGACGATTGAGGAACGCTTCGATCCGTCACTGCCGCCTGCTCTGGCGAACCGCGATGCTTTGCTTCAAGTGTTGTTGAACCTCCTTAAGAATGCTGCCGAAGTGCTTGGTGAGCGAGGAGAACGGCGCATCATTTTGGCTACGTCTTACCGGCATGGCATGGCGGTTGCACCGGGGCCGGGTAGGCCGCGACTTCCGCTGCCGATCGAGATTTGCGTGATGGACACTGGCCCCGGCGCACCGGAGGATATCGCGGAACATCTCTTCGACCCGTTCGTCTCGAGCCGCCCCGAAGGAAAAGGGCTTGGGCTGGCGCTTGTCGACAAGCTCATTCGCGACATGGGCGGCATCATCCAATATTCGCGCGAAGGCACGCCCCACATGACCGTATTCCGAATTCTGCTTCCGAGGGCGACGGCGTGA
- the ntrC gene encoding nitrogen regulation protein NR(I) translates to MTSSEVLLVDDDNAVRTVVAQALRRAGYRVRTAASLADLDRELKLGAPDVLITDVVLPDGDGIENATRLVAEHPGMPVIVLSARNTLTTAVRANEAGAYDYLPKPFDLDTLSRTVAKALARRGPAMPHPETDEDQALPLIGRSPAMQEVYRVIARLVSNDLTVLVSGESGTGKELVARAIHDLGARRQGPFVAINMAAIPRELIEAELFGHERGAFTGAAQRNAGRFEQAAGGTLFLDEIGDMPIEAQTRLLRVLQQGEFTTVGGSRTIRADVRIVAATNRDLHQAVARGAFREDLYYRLNVVPVVLPALRERRQDIGALARHFLDRAAGAGLPRKTLDDDAVDMLEAHDWPGNVRELENLMRRLAALSRDDRISAGEIREMLGAPGATPMLDPAIDVAVRAYIEQLARNEPYVLEDGTLYDRLIAEMERPLIETMLARFGGNQLRAARAMGLNRNTLRKRLDMLGIDPATRSTDR, encoded by the coding sequence GTGACATCGAGTGAGGTGTTGCTGGTCGACGACGACAATGCGGTCCGCACCGTGGTCGCACAGGCGTTGCGTCGCGCGGGTTACCGCGTTCGCACCGCCGCCAGCCTGGCAGACCTCGATCGTGAGTTGAAGCTCGGTGCTCCGGACGTGCTGATCACGGACGTCGTGCTTCCCGACGGTGATGGGATCGAGAATGCGACGCGCCTTGTTGCCGAACATCCGGGTATGCCGGTGATCGTGTTGTCTGCGCGCAATACGCTGACCACCGCCGTTCGCGCGAACGAGGCGGGCGCCTACGACTATCTTCCCAAGCCATTCGATCTCGACACGTTGAGCCGTACCGTCGCAAAGGCGCTCGCGCGGCGCGGCCCCGCCATGCCGCATCCGGAAACGGACGAGGATCAGGCGCTGCCGCTGATCGGGCGCTCGCCGGCGATGCAGGAAGTGTATCGCGTGATCGCGCGGCTGGTGTCGAACGATCTGACCGTGCTGGTTTCCGGCGAGTCCGGCACGGGAAAGGAACTGGTAGCCCGCGCTATCCACGATCTGGGCGCTCGTCGGCAGGGGCCGTTCGTCGCGATCAATATGGCGGCGATCCCGCGTGAACTGATCGAAGCGGAGCTATTCGGGCACGAGCGCGGGGCATTCACCGGCGCGGCGCAGCGCAACGCCGGCAGGTTTGAACAAGCGGCGGGGGGCACGCTGTTCCTCGACGAAATCGGGGATATGCCGATCGAGGCGCAAACGCGGCTGTTGCGCGTGCTGCAGCAAGGTGAATTCACCACGGTCGGCGGCTCACGCACGATCCGCGCCGACGTTCGTATTGTCGCCGCGACCAATCGCGATCTGCATCAGGCGGTGGCCCGAGGCGCTTTCCGCGAAGATCTCTATTATCGGCTAAATGTCGTACCGGTCGTGTTGCCAGCTTTGCGCGAGCGGCGTCAGGATATTGGCGCTCTCGCGCGCCACTTTCTCGATCGTGCGGCGGGGGCTGGGCTGCCTCGCAAGACGCTGGACGACGATGCCGTCGACATGCTTGAGGCGCATGACTGGCCCGGCAATGTGCGCGAGCTTGAAAATCTCATGCGCCGGCTGGCCGCGCTATCGCGCGACGACCGGATTAGTGCCGGTGAAATTCGCGAAATGCTCGGCGCACCTGGCGCCACGCCCATGCTCGATCCGGCGATCGACGTCGCGGTGCGCGCTTATATCGAGCAACTCGCGCGCAACGAACCCTATGTGTTGGAGGATGGGACGCTTTACGATCGGTTGATCGCTGAAATGGAGCGACCGTTGATCGAAACCATGCTCGCTCGGTTCGGTGGCAATCAGTTGCGCGCGGCGCGGGCGATGGGACTAAATCGCAACACGTTGCGAAAGCGCCTCGATATGTTGGGCATAGATCCGGCAACGCGTTCGACTGATCGCTGA
- a CDS encoding ATP-binding protein: MTPVIEFAVLALSITVGVSSYFVIEHAGRPQGLIAPPLVALLLIANLVPGIALMMLLGRRIANRRARRSPIGGEGRLHVRLVAIFSIVAAVPMLLVTIAASLLFQYGVQFWYSDRARAVFENATTLTRASYNQFLQRWEEATVTMAQDISDELRRRPLDDPRFRPFLFQQTYYRSLSEAFLFAVAPNGELQTLAFVNPYDLNLARQISAEAVTELRRGQRSVVTVTGDRIQTVTRVPGSDMFLYAARVTDPKQMTTQTKRAEAALANYHALLAKARTLQIRFNVALLVLSLLIVGVAVWIALAVADRLVRPVGELVDAARRVEGGDLSARVPDTTARDEVGTLATAFNRMTEQLEAQNTALVTANAQLDSRRALIEAVMSGVSAGVISIAGDRTVRLINSSAETLLGISQSPAGKALVTVSPELDALLDGNAREAIVQVTVNGEPRTLAVRIARDGTGPILTFDDITQQLLDQRRAAWADVARRIAHEIKNPLTPIQLAAERLQRRYGGKVEEGDTTFARLTDTIVRQVGDLRRMVDEFSSFARMPKPVFRAEALVDIARQTMFLHEVAHSGVRFELVHDEPGPTLVCDRRQIGQALTNIVKNAVEAIETKGDDAGEVRMTLTEKPGRVTITVADTGVGLPVERDRIVEPYMTTRARGTGLGLAIVKKIVEEHFGTITFSDHDGGGALVTMSFDTASLAGLHAGDDLVTDGDVGSITALTPNRMI, translated from the coding sequence GTGACGCCGGTTATCGAGTTCGCGGTGCTGGCGCTCTCCATCACCGTCGGCGTATCGAGCTATTTCGTTATTGAGCATGCCGGACGACCACAGGGGTTGATCGCCCCGCCGCTCGTCGCATTGTTGCTGATAGCCAACCTCGTACCGGGCATCGCGCTGATGATGTTGCTCGGTCGGCGGATCGCTAATCGCCGCGCACGGCGCTCGCCGATCGGTGGAGAGGGGCGGCTTCATGTCCGGCTTGTTGCGATTTTCTCGATCGTCGCGGCAGTGCCGATGCTGCTCGTCACGATCGCGGCGTCGCTGCTGTTCCAATATGGCGTACAATTTTGGTATTCCGATCGCGCGCGTGCCGTGTTCGAGAATGCGACAACGCTGACCCGCGCTTCATACAATCAATTCCTCCAGCGGTGGGAAGAAGCCACCGTGACGATGGCGCAGGATATCTCCGATGAGCTGCGCCGGCGCCCGTTGGACGATCCGCGCTTTCGCCCCTTCCTGTTTCAGCAGACCTACTACCGCAGTCTGTCCGAGGCGTTTCTATTCGCGGTCGCGCCGAATGGCGAATTGCAGACACTCGCGTTCGTCAATCCCTATGATCTGAATCTCGCGCGGCAGATTTCCGCGGAGGCCGTGACTGAACTCCGGCGCGGACAGCGCAGTGTGGTGACCGTGACGGGGGATCGCATCCAGACCGTGACGCGGGTGCCCGGCTCCGATATGTTTCTCTACGCCGCGCGCGTAACCGATCCGAAACAGATGACTACGCAGACCAAGCGCGCGGAAGCCGCGCTGGCCAACTACCACGCCTTGTTGGCGAAGGCGCGAACGCTTCAGATACGCTTCAACGTCGCTTTGCTGGTGCTATCGCTGCTGATCGTGGGGGTCGCGGTTTGGATTGCGCTGGCCGTGGCGGACCGGTTGGTGCGGCCGGTTGGTGAATTGGTTGATGCGGCGCGACGCGTGGAAGGCGGCGATCTTTCGGCGCGTGTTCCGGATACCACCGCGCGGGATGAGGTCGGCACGCTGGCAACCGCTTTCAATCGCATGACCGAACAATTGGAAGCACAGAACACCGCGCTCGTCACCGCTAATGCACAATTGGACAGTCGACGCGCGTTGATTGAAGCGGTGATGTCCGGGGTGTCGGCTGGGGTGATCTCGATCGCGGGCGATCGTACTGTTCGCCTTATCAACAGCTCGGCTGAAACACTTCTCGGTATCTCGCAATCGCCGGCTGGAAAAGCGCTCGTGACGGTTTCGCCTGAACTGGACGCGCTTCTCGACGGCAATGCGCGCGAGGCGATCGTCCAGGTCACGGTCAATGGCGAACCGCGGACGCTTGCGGTGCGCATTGCCCGCGACGGCACCGGCCCGATCCTGACGTTCGACGATATCACCCAGCAGTTGCTCGATCAGCGTCGAGCTGCCTGGGCCGATGTCGCGCGGCGGATTGCGCATGAGATCAAGAATCCGCTCACCCCAATTCAACTTGCTGCGGAGCGGCTCCAGCGCCGTTACGGCGGCAAGGTGGAGGAGGGGGACACAACCTTCGCGCGGCTGACCGACACGATCGTCCGTCAGGTCGGAGACCTGCGCCGCATGGTGGATGAATTCTCCTCCTTCGCGCGCATGCCGAAGCCAGTGTTCCGTGCGGAGGCGCTCGTTGATATCGCGCGGCAGACGATGTTCCTCCACGAGGTCGCGCATAGCGGCGTGCGCTTCGAACTGGTGCACGATGAGCCGGGTCCGACGCTGGTTTGCGATCGACGCCAGATCGGCCAGGCACTTACCAATATTGTCAAAAATGCGGTGGAAGCGATTGAAACTAAGGGTGATGATGCGGGCGAAGTTCGTATGACTCTGACCGAGAAGCCGGGGCGGGTTACGATCACCGTTGCAGATACCGGTGTGGGATTGCCCGTGGAGCGGGACCGGATCGTCGAACCCTATATGACCACCCGCGCCCGGGGCACCGGGCTAGGCCTCGCGATCGTTAAGAAGATTGTCGAGGAACATTTTGGAACTATTACATTTTCTGACCACGACGGTGGAGGAGCGCTGGTCACCATGTCGTTCGATACCGCTTCGCTCGCCGGCCTCCATGCCGGAGACGATCTTGTTACTGACGGCGACGTGGGAAGCATCACGGCGCTAACCCCAAATCGGATGATCTGA
- a CDS encoding sigma-54 dependent transcriptional regulator, translating to MALDILVVDDELDIRELVAGVLEDEGYETRVAADSDSALEAIAARRPSLVLLDVWLQGSRLDGLQLLDEIKRRDPSIPVLMISGHGNLDTAVAAIRAGAVDFIEKPFQAERLLLMVERATETERLRREVASLRASAGHDTDLTGNSSAINAVRATLKRVAGTGSRILITGPAGVGKEIAARLLHGWSQRASAPFIIVSAARMTPERVEEELFGVEEGGDLVRPGLLEQAHGGTLFLDEIADMPITTQARILRVLTDQSFTRVNGTRLVKVDVRVVSATARDLTDEIAEGRFREDLYYRLNVVPVMLPPLAERREDIPPLIEHFVAHYASERRVPTPEVAVDAMVALQSYDWPGNVRQLRNVVERTIILAPGDRIGRIDLDLLPAEVLGESDSAAGTAAIMGAPLREARETFEREYLRVQIRRFSGNISRTASFIGMERSALHRKLKLLGITETRED from the coding sequence ATGGCGCTCGACATTCTCGTCGTCGATGACGAACTCGATATCCGCGAACTGGTCGCCGGTGTACTGGAAGACGAGGGCTACGAAACCCGCGTCGCGGCCGATAGCGACTCCGCGCTGGAGGCAATTGCCGCACGACGCCCGAGCCTCGTCTTACTTGACGTATGGTTGCAGGGATCGCGGCTGGATGGGCTGCAGTTGCTCGACGAAATCAAGCGTCGCGATCCATCCATCCCGGTGTTGATGATCTCGGGCCACGGGAATCTCGACACCGCCGTCGCGGCGATCCGTGCCGGGGCGGTGGATTTTATCGAAAAGCCATTCCAGGCAGAGCGGCTGCTGCTGATGGTGGAGCGCGCGACCGAGACCGAGCGGCTGCGCCGCGAAGTCGCCTCGCTCCGTGCCTCGGCCGGGCACGACACCGATCTTACAGGAAACTCCAGCGCTATCAACGCTGTACGTGCAACATTGAAGCGCGTGGCGGGCACCGGTAGCCGTATTCTCATTACCGGGCCAGCTGGTGTCGGCAAGGAAATCGCCGCTCGCCTGCTCCATGGCTGGAGCCAGCGCGCTAGCGCACCCTTTATCATCGTCAGCGCCGCACGGATGACTCCGGAACGCGTTGAAGAGGAATTGTTCGGCGTGGAGGAGGGGGGGGATCTCGTCCGCCCGGGACTGCTCGAACAGGCCCATGGCGGGACGCTGTTTCTCGACGAAATCGCGGACATGCCGATTACGACGCAAGCGCGTATTTTGCGCGTATTGACCGATCAGAGCTTCACCCGCGTGAATGGGACGCGGCTGGTAAAGGTGGATGTGCGCGTCGTATCGGCTACCGCGCGCGACCTCACCGACGAGATCGCCGAAGGGCGTTTCCGCGAGGATCTCTACTATCGTCTGAATGTGGTCCCGGTGATGCTGCCGCCGCTGGCCGAACGCCGCGAGGATATTCCGCCGCTGATCGAGCATTTCGTCGCTCATTACGCCTCGGAGCGCCGTGTGCCGACGCCGGAGGTTGCTGTGGATGCGATGGTGGCACTGCAGAGCTATGATTGGCCGGGCAATGTCCGTCAGTTACGCAACGTCGTAGAGCGCACGATCATCCTCGCCCCAGGCGATCGTATCGGCCGGATCGACCTGGATCTGTTGCCAGCTGAGGTGCTGGGCGAAAGTGACAGTGCGGCTGGCACCGCCGCAATCATGGGGGCGCCTCTGCGCGAAGCGCGGGAGACTTTTGAACGCGAATACCTCCGCGTCCAGATTCGGCGATTTTCTGGCAATATTTCCCGTACCGCCTCGTTCATCGGGATGGAGCGATCGGCGCTTCATCGCAAATTGAAGCTGCTCGGCATCACAGAAACCCGGGAGGACTGA
- the hfq gene encoding RNA chaperone Hfq — MAEKQTSLQDLFLNALRKSKTPVTMFLVKGVKLQGIVTWFDNFSVLLRRDGQSQLIYKHAISTIMPGGHLDVEAIVSQMGENGKKQPLLQEVFLNAVRKTHDPVTMFLVNGVMLQGNIAAFDLFCMLLQRDGASQLVYKHAVSTIQPSRALNLAEETADSDDD; from the coding sequence ATGGCCGAAAAGCAAACCTCTCTTCAGGATCTTTTCCTCAACGCGCTGCGTAAGTCGAAAACTCCTGTCACGATGTTCCTCGTCAAGGGCGTCAAGCTCCAGGGCATCGTTACCTGGTTCGATAATTTCTCGGTGCTCCTGCGCCGCGATGGGCAATCCCAACTAATCTATAAGCATGCTATTTCCACCATCATGCCGGGCGGCCACCTAGATGTGGAGGCGATCGTTAGTCAGATGGGTGAGAACGGGAAGAAACAGCCGCTGTTGCAGGAAGTGTTCCTCAATGCGGTGCGCAAGACGCATGATCCCGTCACGATGTTTCTGGTCAACGGCGTAATGCTTCAGGGCAATATCGCCGCGTTCGATCTTTTCTGCATGCTGTTGCAGCGCGATGGCGCGTCGCAACTGGTTTACAAACACGCTGTGTCGACGATCCAGCCGTCGCGTGCGCTCAATCTGGCCGAAGAAACGGCGGATTCGGACGACGATTGA
- the hflX gene encoding GTPase HflX, producing MSTGFERDRGEFARGARAIVVYPELGGSSRDASARLEETAGLAEAIGVTVVGREAVRVRTPRAATLIGAGQVDSIATLARMEDAGLVVFDASLTPIQQRNLETSLEAKVIDRTGLILEIFGERAATAEGRLQVELAHLDYQAGRLVRSWTHLERQRGGFGFLGGPGETQIEADRRLIRDRMARLRRELEQVSRTRGLHRDRRQRAPWPVIALVGYTNAGKSTLFNRVTGSDVMAKDLLFATLDPTLRQISLPGIDKAILSDTVGFVSELPTQLVAAFKATLEEVVSADLLIHVRDLAHPDTEAQRVDVEAVLSEIGVSEATPRIEAWNKCDLLDPEARERLLVDAARREDVVAISALTGEGVAMLLTTVAGHLTAGHQRYTITLDAADGAAAAWLHQHGEVLDQEIEDEQAVYEVRMAPRDYEKFMTRRGG from the coding sequence TTGAGTACCGGCTTCGAACGCGACCGCGGTGAATTCGCGCGTGGGGCGCGGGCGATCGTGGTCTATCCCGAGCTCGGCGGGTCCTCTCGTGACGCAAGTGCGCGGCTGGAGGAAACCGCCGGGCTGGCCGAGGCTATTGGCGTCACCGTGGTTGGGCGCGAGGCGGTACGTGTGCGGACCCCTCGCGCCGCGACACTGATCGGGGCGGGGCAGGTTGACTCCATCGCGACGCTCGCCCGGATGGAAGACGCCGGGCTGGTGGTATTCGATGCGAGCCTCACGCCGATCCAGCAGCGCAATCTCGAAACTTCGCTCGAAGCGAAGGTGATTGACCGCACCGGCCTGATTCTGGAGATATTCGGAGAGCGTGCCGCGACGGCCGAGGGGCGGTTGCAGGTGGAACTCGCCCATCTCGATTACCAGGCCGGACGATTGGTTCGCAGTTGGACCCATCTTGAGCGGCAGCGCGGTGGCTTCGGCTTTCTTGGTGGTCCGGGCGAAACCCAGATCGAGGCCGACCGCCGATTGATCCGCGATCGTATGGCGCGGTTGCGTCGCGAGCTTGAACAGGTATCACGGACCCGCGGGCTGCATCGTGATCGCCGCCAGCGCGCACCATGGCCGGTGATCGCGCTTGTCGGTTATACTAACGCCGGAAAATCGACACTTTTCAATCGCGTGACGGGAAGTGACGTCATGGCGAAGGACTTGCTGTTCGCTACGCTCGATCCCACGTTACGACAGATATCACTCCCTGGAATCGATAAAGCGATCTTGTCGGACACAGTAGGATTTGTCTCGGAACTGCCAACGCAACTCGTCGCCGCGTTCAAGGCGACGCTGGAAGAGGTGGTGTCTGCCGATCTTCTGATCCACGTCCGGGATCTGGCACATCCCGATACCGAGGCCCAGCGAGTCGACGTTGAGGCGGTTCTCAGCGAAATCGGCGTATCCGAGGCGACGCCACGTATCGAGGCATGGAACAAATGCGACCTGCTCGACCCCGAAGCGCGCGAGCGTTTGCTGGTCGACGCCGCCCGACGTGAAGATGTCGTGGCAATTTCCGCGCTGACCGGGGAAGGGGTCGCTATGCTCCTCACCACTGTCGCAGGGCATCTCACTGCCGGCCATCAGCGTTATACGATCACGCTCGATGCGGCAGACGGGGCGGCTGCGGCTTGGTTGCATCAGCATGGCGAGGTGCTCGACCAGGAAATTGAGGACGAGCAGGCGGTTTACGAGGTGCGTATGGCGCCGCGTGATTATGAGAAATTTATGACCCGGCGCGGCGGTTGA